One Falsihalocynthiibacter arcticus DNA segment encodes these proteins:
- a CDS encoding UDP-N-acetylglucosamine--N-acetylmuramyl-(pentapeptide) pyrophosphoryl-undecaprenol N-acetylglucosamine transferase: MSGPLLIIAAGGTGGHMFPAQALAEAMLAKGWSVKLSTDGRGARYAGGFPPDVEIETLSSATFARGGLLAKAIVPFRVFGGVIAAVWNMYRDKPAVVVGFGGYPSIPAVAAAWILRRPRALHEQNGVLGRVNKLFAKHVDAVACGTWPTELPEGVEGHEVGNPVRSEILDRAGAGYIEPGDYPMSILVMGGSQGARILSDIVPAAIAALPDSLRRNIRVDQQAREEDLERVTAFYREAEIKADVKPFFKDVPRRMSECQLVIARSGASTVADISIIGRPSILVPYAAATGDHQTVNAQGLVDAQAAKLLQEADFTVDNLTALILGVITHPDKANSMARAALGCGKPDATQRLVALVDSLREHPISTEAHT; the protein is encoded by the coding sequence ATGTCAGGACCACTTTTAATCATCGCTGCGGGCGGAACGGGCGGGCACATGTTCCCCGCACAGGCTTTAGCCGAAGCGATGTTGGCCAAAGGTTGGTCTGTGAAACTTTCGACCGATGGGCGCGGCGCGCGGTATGCGGGCGGGTTTCCACCAGACGTCGAGATCGAAACTCTCTCGAGCGCGACGTTCGCGCGGGGCGGATTGTTGGCAAAGGCGATTGTGCCATTTCGTGTGTTCGGCGGAGTCATCGCAGCGGTTTGGAATATGTATCGTGATAAGCCTGCTGTTGTCGTGGGCTTTGGCGGATACCCGTCGATTCCGGCTGTTGCTGCGGCATGGATTTTGCGTCGCCCTCGGGCGTTGCACGAACAGAATGGCGTCCTTGGACGTGTGAATAAACTTTTTGCCAAACACGTGGATGCCGTGGCCTGTGGTACGTGGCCGACGGAACTTCCTGAGGGGGTTGAGGGGCACGAAGTTGGCAATCCGGTGCGCAGCGAGATTTTGGACCGCGCGGGGGCTGGGTACATAGAACCGGGTGATTATCCGATGTCGATCCTTGTGATGGGCGGAAGCCAAGGCGCGCGCATCCTTTCGGATATCGTTCCCGCAGCCATTGCCGCTTTGCCAGATAGCTTGCGCCGCAACATCCGTGTGGATCAACAGGCGCGCGAAGAAGATTTAGAGCGGGTCACCGCCTTTTATCGTGAGGCTGAGATCAAGGCGGACGTAAAGCCGTTTTTCAAGGACGTGCCGCGTAGAATGTCGGAATGCCAATTAGTTATTGCTCGCTCGGGCGCCAGTACGGTCGCCGATATTTCGATCATTGGCCGCCCGTCGATTTTGGTGCCTTATGCCGCCGCGACGGGGGATCACCAGACGGTGAATGCCCAAGGTTTAGTGGATGCGCAGGCTGCAAAACTCTTGCAGGAAGCCGATTTCACAGTCGATAATTTAACCGCATTGATCTTAGGGGTGATCACTCATCCCGATAAAGCAAATTCAATGGCGCGCGCAGCCCTTGGCTGTGGCAAGCCCGACGCGACACAGCGCCTTGTTGCGCTCGTCGACTCGCTCCGCGAACATCCCATAAGCACCGAGGCCCACACATGA
- the murC gene encoding UDP-N-acetylmuramate--L-alanine ligase has translation MNRQATKLPIEMGAIHFVGIGGIGMSGIAEMLLDQGYQVQGSDLKASKITDRLVGLGATVFFGQKAENLENAEVVVISSAIKAGNPELDAARATGLPVVRRAEMLAELMRLKSNIAVAGTHGKTTTTTMVATLLDAGGLDPTVINGGIIHAYGSNARMGTGEWMVVEADESDGTFNRLPATIAIVTNIDPEHMEHWGDFDTLRQGFLDFVSNIPFYGVAVCCTDHPEVQSLVGKITDRRVITFGFNAQADVRATNLKYKEGVAHFDIALKAEKLVIEDCSLPMPGDHNVSNALSAVAVAHHLGVSPADIKSALKNFAGVNRRFTKVGEVNGVTIIDDYGHHPVEIAAVLKAARQATSHTEGARVIAVHQPHRYSRLHTLFEDFCTCFNDADVVGISDVFSAGEDVIEGATRDDLIAGLIRHGHRHARAVTSEEDLVRLVREQTKPGDMVVCLGAGTISAWANNLPNLMKD, from the coding sequence ATGAACCGTCAAGCGACCAAACTTCCCATCGAAATGGGTGCCATTCACTTTGTCGGTATTGGCGGCATTGGGATGTCGGGCATTGCAGAAATGCTTTTAGATCAAGGCTATCAGGTTCAAGGCAGTGACTTAAAAGCCAGCAAGATCACTGACCGTTTGGTCGGGCTTGGGGCGACAGTATTTTTTGGGCAAAAGGCCGAAAATCTGGAAAACGCCGAAGTGGTGGTTATTTCAAGCGCGATCAAGGCGGGTAATCCGGAGTTGGATGCCGCTCGCGCCACGGGGCTTCCCGTTGTGCGCCGTGCAGAAATGTTGGCCGAATTGATGCGCCTTAAATCCAATATCGCCGTTGCGGGAACGCATGGCAAAACAACGACGACGACAATGGTTGCCACGTTGCTGGATGCGGGCGGGCTTGACCCAACGGTGATCAACGGCGGTATTATTCATGCCTACGGGTCCAACGCACGCATGGGTACGGGCGAGTGGATGGTGGTCGAGGCCGACGAGAGTGACGGAACTTTTAACCGTCTTCCGGCCACGATTGCGATCGTCACAAATATCGATCCCGAGCATATGGAACACTGGGGCGATTTCGATACTTTGCGCCAAGGGTTCCTTGATTTCGTGTCAAATATACCCTTCTACGGCGTTGCGGTATGTTGTACCGATCACCCCGAAGTTCAGTCCCTTGTGGGCAAAATAACTGACCGCCGCGTGATTACATTTGGGTTCAACGCCCAAGCGGATGTACGGGCGACCAACTTGAAATATAAAGAGGGCGTGGCGCATTTCGACATCGCGCTGAAGGCCGAAAAACTGGTGATTGAGGATTGCTCTTTGCCGATGCCGGGGGACCACAATGTGTCCAACGCGCTTTCGGCTGTCGCGGTCGCGCATCATTTGGGTGTTTCGCCCGCAGACATCAAATCAGCGTTGAAAAACTTTGCCGGTGTGAACCGTCGTTTCACCAAGGTTGGTGAAGTGAATGGGGTCACAATCATCGACGATTATGGGCACCACCCCGTGGAGATTGCGGCGGTGCTTAAAGCGGCGCGTCAGGCCACATCGCACACCGAAGGCGCGCGCGTTATTGCGGTGCATCAACCGCACCGTTACAGCCGCTTGCATACTTTGTTTGAGGATTTCTGTACCTGTTTCAACGACGCGGATGTCGTTGGCATTTCCGATGTTTTCTCGGCGGGTGAAGACGTGATTGAGGGCGCGACCCGTGATGATCTGATTGCGGGTCTTATTCGTCACGGCCACCGCCACGCGCGGGCCGTCACCAGCGAAGAGGATTTGGTGCGTCTTGTGCGTGAGCAAACCAAACCCGGCGATATGGTGGTGTGTTTGGGCGCGGGGACGATTTCGGCTTGGGCAAATAATCTTCCAAACCTTATGAAAGACTAG
- the ftsW gene encoding putative lipid II flippase FtsW encodes MTEMVYGSLPHSGGEPVLPRWWRTIDKWTAVFILLLFAIGILLGLAASPPLAEKNGFAPFHYVQRQAFFGMVALVVMIFISMMSPVMVRRLGVLGFVCAFVALLFLPFLGTDFGKGAVRWYSLGFASVQPSEFLKPGFVIVTAWLMSASQEINGPPGKTLSFAFLVFIVGLLALQPDFGQAALVLFGWGVMYFVAGAPFLLLIGMAALVVLGGSFAYNNSEHFARRIDGFLNPEIDPTTQIGYATNAIQEGGFFGVGVGEGQVKWSLPDAHTDFIIAVAAEEYGLLLVLAIILLFLVITVRSLLRLMRERDQFTRLAGTGLACMFGIQAFVNMGVAVRLLPAKGMTLPFVSYGGSSLVAGGIALGMLLALTRNRPQGVIGDHFVGRGRGTLGTDQG; translated from the coding sequence ATGACCGAGATGGTATATGGTTCTCTCCCCCATTCGGGCGGTGAACCCGTGCTCCCACGTTGGTGGCGCACAATTGATAAATGGACAGCAGTCTTTATTCTTTTGCTCTTTGCAATTGGCATCCTTCTTGGGTTGGCTGCTTCTCCGCCTTTGGCCGAAAAGAACGGGTTTGCCCCGTTTCACTATGTTCAACGTCAAGCGTTTTTCGGGATGGTCGCCCTTGTGGTGATGATTTTCATTTCGATGATGTCGCCCGTTATGGTGCGCCGCCTTGGCGTTTTGGGCTTCGTCTGTGCCTTTGTTGCCCTGTTGTTTTTGCCCTTTTTGGGGACGGATTTTGGCAAAGGGGCTGTGCGTTGGTATTCCCTCGGTTTTGCCTCGGTTCAGCCGAGCGAATTCCTCAAGCCCGGATTTGTGATCGTGACCGCATGGTTGATGTCGGCAAGTCAGGAAATTAACGGCCCTCCTGGTAAAACCCTTTCGTTCGCTTTTCTGGTTTTTATCGTTGGTTTGCTTGCATTGCAGCCTGATTTTGGGCAAGCGGCGCTGGTTTTGTTTGGCTGGGGTGTGATGTATTTTGTGGCTGGCGCACCGTTTTTATTGCTTATCGGCATGGCGGCTTTGGTGGTTTTGGGCGGCTCGTTTGCTTATAATAATTCCGAACACTTTGCCCGCCGTATCGATGGATTTTTAAATCCAGAAATTGATCCGACAACACAGATCGGTTACGCCACCAACGCCATTCAAGAGGGCGGATTCTTTGGAGTTGGTGTTGGCGAGGGGCAAGTGAAATGGTCGCTGCCTGATGCGCACACCGATTTTATTATCGCCGTTGCGGCGGAAGAGTATGGTCTGTTGCTTGTTTTGGCGATCATTTTGCTTTTTCTTGTAATTACAGTGCGCTCTCTCCTGCGGCTAATGCGCGAACGCGATCAGTTTACGCGACTGGCCGGCACAGGTTTGGCCTGTATGTTTGGCATCCAAGCCTTTGTGAATATGGGGGTCGCGGTGCGGCTTTTGCCCGCTAAGGGAATGACGCTTCCGTTCGTAAGCTATGGCGGTAGTTCTTTGGTTGCGGGTGGGATTGCACTGGGCATGTTGCTTGCGCTAACACGCAATCGACCACAGGGCGTTATTGGCGATCATTTTGTTGGGCGCGGACGCGGAACTTTAGGGACGGATCAAGGTTAA
- the mraY gene encoding phospho-N-acetylmuramoyl-pentapeptide-transferase gives MLYWLTDLSDGGDFFNLFRYISFRAGGAFFTALIFGFIFGQPLINLLRAKQGRGQPIRDDGPESHFAKAGTPTMGGLLILSALVFSTLLWARIDNPYVLMILFVTLSFGAIGFADDYAKVSKNNTKGVSGKIRMGLGLLVAAIASYWASCYHPDGLAYQLAVPVFKDTLLNLGIFFVPFSMIVIVGAANAVNLTDGLDGLAIMPVMIAAAALGVIAYTVGRVDFTDYLDVHYVPGTGEILIFSSALIGGGLGFLWYNAPPAAVFMGDTGSLALGGALGAIAVATKHEIVLAIVGGLFVAEALSVIIQVLYFKRTGKRVFLMAPIHHHFEKKGWAEPQIVIRFWIISLVLALIGLATLKLR, from the coding sequence TTGCTGTATTGGCTCACTGATTTATCGGACGGGGGGGATTTCTTTAACCTCTTTCGCTATATTTCGTTTCGCGCAGGCGGCGCATTCTTCACGGCGCTCATCTTTGGTTTTATCTTTGGTCAGCCGTTGATTAACCTGCTGCGTGCCAAACAAGGACGCGGCCAACCTATTCGCGATGACGGACCAGAATCGCATTTCGCAAAGGCAGGCACGCCAACAATGGGCGGGCTTTTGATCCTTTCTGCCTTGGTCTTTTCAACGCTCCTCTGGGCGCGCATTGATAACCCCTATGTGCTGATGATCTTGTTCGTGACGCTTAGCTTTGGGGCGATTGGCTTTGCGGATGACTACGCAAAAGTGAGCAAGAATAACACCAAAGGCGTGTCTGGAAAGATCCGCATGGGGCTTGGATTATTGGTTGCTGCGATCGCGTCCTATTGGGCGTCTTGCTATCACCCTGACGGTTTGGCCTACCAACTCGCGGTTCCCGTATTCAAAGATACACTCCTGAATCTGGGGATTTTCTTTGTGCCGTTCTCGATGATCGTGATCGTAGGCGCGGCCAACGCGGTCAATTTGACGGATGGTCTCGATGGGTTGGCAATTATGCCCGTTATGATCGCAGCGGCAGCCCTTGGGGTGATCGCCTATACCGTCGGACGGGTCGATTTTACCGACTACCTTGATGTGCATTACGTGCCAGGAACCGGTGAGATACTGATTTTTTCGTCGGCACTTATTGGCGGCGGTCTGGGCTTTCTTTGGTATAACGCTCCGCCAGCGGCCGTGTTTATGGGCGACACAGGATCACTCGCGCTTGGCGGCGCGCTAGGCGCGATTGCCGTGGCGACCAAACACGAGATCGTTTTGGCCATAGTTGGCGGTCTGTTTGTGGCCGAAGCGCTGTCCGTCATCATCCAAGTTCTGTATTTCAAGCGCACAGGGAAGCGGGTTTTCCTGATGGCGCCGATTCATCACCACTTTGAGAAAAAGGGCTGGGCCGAGCCGCAAATCGTGATCCGGTTTTGGATTATTTCGCTTGTTTTGGCGCTTATCGGACTGGCGACGCTTAAACTGCGTTAA
- a CDS encoding D-alanine--D-alanine ligase: MSSRASQKVAVLLGGPSAEREVSLSSGRGCAAVLRDEGFEVVELDAGPDLAARLLEIAPDVVFNALHGRWGEDGCVQGLLEWLKIPYTHSGVLASALAMDKERSKEMFRAAGLPVCESGLFAKSEVAARHVMAPPYVVKPNNEGSSVGVYLVAEGANTPPNLSDDMPEIVMVEAFAPGRELTTTVVGDRALGVTDILTDGWYDYDAKYVPGGSRHVVPADLPPEITAACLDYARRAHVALGCRGVSRTDFRWDEARGLEGVILLETNTQPGMTPTSLTPEQADVFGIGFGGLCRWLVEDASCQR, translated from the coding sequence ATGTCGAGCAGGGCATCCCAAAAAGTGGCAGTATTGCTGGGAGGACCTTCTGCGGAACGCGAAGTTTCTCTCTCAAGTGGGCGCGGTTGCGCGGCTGTACTTCGGGACGAAGGATTTGAGGTTGTTGAACTGGACGCGGGTCCAGACCTAGCCGCACGTCTTCTTGAGATTGCCCCAGACGTTGTTTTTAACGCGTTGCATGGGCGTTGGGGGGAGGATGGATGCGTCCAAGGTTTGCTCGAATGGCTCAAAATTCCCTATACACATTCCGGCGTTTTGGCTTCGGCTCTCGCGATGGACAAGGAACGCTCCAAGGAAATGTTTCGCGCGGCGGGTTTGCCCGTGTGCGAGAGCGGTCTTTTTGCGAAATCGGAGGTTGCCGCGCGCCATGTGATGGCGCCGCCTTACGTTGTGAAGCCTAATAACGAAGGCTCCTCTGTTGGCGTTTATCTGGTGGCCGAGGGTGCAAATACCCCGCCAAACCTTTCCGATGATATGCCCGAAATCGTCATGGTCGAGGCCTTCGCGCCAGGCCGTGAATTAACCACGACGGTCGTTGGCGATCGTGCCCTTGGAGTGACAGATATCCTGACCGATGGCTGGTACGATTACGATGCGAAATATGTGCCCGGCGGCTCTCGTCATGTGGTGCCTGCCGATCTTCCGCCCGAGATCACCGCAGCGTGCCTGGACTATGCCCGCCGGGCCCATGTGGCCTTGGGATGTCGCGGTGTGAGCCGTACCGATTTCCGCTGGGATGAGGCGCGGGGTCTTGAGGGGGTGATCCTGTTGGAAACCAATACCCAGCCCGGAATGACTCCAACGTCGCTGACGCCTGAACAGGCAGATGTATTTGGCATCGGGTTTGGCGGCTTGTGCCGTTGGCTGGTGGAGGATGCATCATGTCAGAGGTAG
- the murD gene encoding UDP-N-acetylmuramoyl-L-alanine--D-glutamate ligase gives MIPVQGYTDQKVAVLGLGRSGIATARALREGGAIPVVWDDNAEARERAQTEGFDPVDLGKTSAWEGVAALILSPGIPHLYPTPNKYVSMAWDAGIPVDNDISLFFAGFATTEWDEFVTMPRVVTVTGSNGKSTTSALLHHVLQHVNRPSQLAGNIGRGALDVDPAIDGEVVVLELSSYQTDLARNLTPDIAVFTNLSPDHLDRHGGLGGYFAAKRRLFAEGGPDRAVIGVDEDEGRYLANQLATGKADDRVIRVSTKAKLTGPGWNVFVRKGFLSEYRKGRQTGSIDLRSIQGLPGVHNHQNACAAYAVARSLGLAPRVIEAAFHSFEGLPHRSQTIATKNGVRFVNDSKATNVDSAACALDAFENIRWICGGLEKEGGLGALTSHFGNVKKAYVIGRDAANFALGLEGLEVEICETMAVAVARSAAEAQEGDTVLLAPAAASFDQYDSFEKRGDDFTDCVAAL, from the coding sequence ATGATCCCAGTCCAAGGATATACCGACCAAAAAGTAGCCGTTCTAGGGCTTGGGCGCTCGGGAATTGCAACCGCGCGCGCCTTGCGCGAAGGCGGCGCGATCCCTGTCGTTTGGGACGATAACGCCGAAGCGCGGGAGCGTGCGCAAACCGAAGGGTTTGACCCCGTTGATTTGGGTAAAACGAGTGCTTGGGAAGGCGTGGCCGCGTTGATCCTTTCGCCAGGTATTCCGCATCTCTACCCAACGCCTAACAAATATGTGTCCATGGCGTGGGACGCGGGCATTCCTGTCGATAACGATATTTCGCTGTTTTTCGCAGGGTTTGCCACGACGGAATGGGACGAATTCGTGACCATGCCGCGCGTCGTCACCGTGACGGGCAGTAACGGAAAATCCACCACCAGCGCGCTTCTTCATCACGTGTTGCAGCACGTCAATCGCCCGTCCCAGCTTGCGGGAAATATCGGGCGCGGTGCCTTGGATGTCGATCCCGCCATTGATGGCGAGGTCGTGGTATTGGAGCTGTCCTCCTATCAAACCGACCTTGCGCGTAACCTGACGCCCGATATCGCTGTCTTTACCAATCTTTCGCCGGATCACTTAGATCGCCACGGCGGGCTTGGCGGGTATTTTGCCGCGAAACGGCGGCTCTTTGCCGAGGGCGGTCCTGATCGTGCGGTGATCGGTGTGGATGAGGACGAGGGGCGGTATCTTGCCAATCAGCTGGCGACGGGGAAGGCGGATGATCGTGTGATCCGTGTGTCGACGAAGGCCAAATTAACGGGGCCAGGTTGGAATGTTTTTGTGCGCAAGGGGTTCCTTTCGGAGTACCGCAAAGGGCGTCAAACGGGCTCCATTGATTTGCGGTCGATTCAAGGGCTTCCCGGCGTTCACAATCATCAAAATGCCTGTGCGGCCTATGCCGTTGCGCGCTCGCTCGGACTTGCGCCCCGCGTTATTGAGGCGGCGTTCCACAGCTTTGAAGGTCTGCCGCATCGCTCTCAAACCATTGCCACCAAAAACGGCGTGCGCTTTGTGAATGACAGTAAAGCAACCAACGTCGACAGTGCCGCCTGTGCGCTGGACGCGTTTGAGAATATCCGCTGGATTTGTGGCGGCCTCGAGAAGGAAGGCGGCCTTGGCGCGCTGACATCGCATTTTGGCAACGTGAAAAAGGCCTATGTGATTGGACGCGACGCCGCCAATTTTGCGCTTGGACTTGAAGGACTTGAGGTCGAAATTTGTGAAACTATGGCCGTCGCCGTGGCGCGTTCTGCGGCCGAAGCCCAAGAAGGGGATACGGTCCTTTTGGCACCCGCCGCTGCAAGTTTTGATCAATACGACAGTTTTGAGAAACGCGGCGATGATTTTACCGATTGCGTTGCTGCGCTTTAA
- a CDS encoding cell division protein FtsQ/DivIB, whose amino-acid sequence MSEVGFNSGARQVAGLSSRRTQSPKRDPAPSRVAYRAQRLWLTPTFRKIVRVGLPVLVVSMITGGLLASADRRQAIVDWSLQLREDIEHRPAFMVHMMAVDGASIELAEDIREVFPLDFPMSSFDLDLQQMHAAISELDAVASVNVQVRVGGVLQVSVDERVPVIVWRGTDAVELLDAEGHRVVQVPARASRPDLPLVTGFGADKAIPEALELLASAAPIYDHVRGLVRVGERRWDLVLDKGQRVLLPETNPRQALHRVIALNTVRDLLARNVAVIDMRLEKRPTLRLKEPVPEVSPEDAPIINSGAQYP is encoded by the coding sequence ATGTCAGAGGTAGGCTTTAATTCTGGCGCGCGTCAGGTCGCAGGTCTCTCTTCGCGTCGCACCCAATCCCCTAAACGTGACCCCGCCCCAAGCCGTGTCGCCTATCGCGCCCAGCGGCTTTGGCTCACACCGACGTTTCGTAAAATTGTGCGTGTTGGCTTGCCCGTTTTGGTTGTCAGTATGATTACTGGGGGCCTATTGGCGAGTGCAGATCGTCGTCAGGCGATTGTGGATTGGTCGCTGCAATTGCGCGAGGATATTGAGCATCGCCCCGCATTTATGGTGCATATGATGGCCGTGGACGGGGCCTCGATTGAGCTTGCCGAAGATATTCGAGAAGTTTTCCCTCTGGATTTTCCGATGAGTTCGTTTGATCTGGATTTGCAGCAAATGCATGCGGCTATTTCCGAACTTGATGCGGTGGCCTCGGTGAATGTGCAGGTGCGCGTTGGCGGCGTATTGCAGGTGAGCGTCGATGAGCGCGTGCCGGTAATTGTTTGGCGTGGCACTGATGCGGTTGAATTGTTAGATGCCGAAGGGCATCGGGTTGTACAGGTGCCCGCGCGGGCATCGCGCCCTGATTTGCCGTTGGTGACGGGATTTGGTGCCGATAAAGCCATTCCAGAAGCCCTTGAACTGTTGGCCTCTGCTGCTCCGATTTACGATCACGTGCGCGGTCTTGTGCGGGTGGGCGAGCGTCGGTGGGACCTTGTTTTGGACAAAGGTCAGCGGGTTCTTTTGCCCGAAACAAATCCCCGCCAAGCGCTGCACCGCGTGATTGCGCTTAATACGGTACGGGATTTGTTGGCGCGCAACGTGGCCGTCATTGATATGCGGCTTGAGAAGCGCCCAACCCTTCGCCTTAAAGAGCCTGTTCCAGAAGTCTCGCCCGAAGATGCCCCCATTATTAATAGCGGAGCCCAGTATCCATGA
- the murB gene encoding UDP-N-acetylmuramate dehydrogenase: protein MTLDPNSLPQVRGVLTFDKDLSGLTWLRVGGPADVLFQPADIEDLQYFLRELPRDIPVFPMGVGSNLIVRDGGIRGVVIRLGRGFNGIEIDGQNVTAGAAALDAHVARKAAAEGVDLTFLRTIPGAIGGAVAMNAGCYGRYIADVFQSARIVTLEGEVKTLLSADLAFAYRNSDLPDGAVLVDAVLRGSQGDSVELEALMAAQLKKRDETQPTKDRTAGSTFRNPAGFSSTGQADDVHDLKAWKVVDDAGMRGARRGGAVMNEMHSNFLTNAGGATAADLEELGEEVRKKVFKNSSIELVWEIKRIGEPTTP, encoded by the coding sequence ATGACTCTTGATCCCAATTCCTTGCCGCAGGTGCGCGGTGTTCTGACTTTTGACAAGGACCTCTCGGGGTTGACGTGGTTGCGCGTAGGCGGGCCAGCGGATGTCTTGTTTCAACCTGCGGACATTGAAGATTTGCAATATTTCCTGCGCGAATTGCCGCGCGATATTCCCGTATTTCCGATGGGAGTCGGTAGCAATCTGATTGTGCGCGATGGGGGTATTCGCGGTGTGGTGATCCGTCTTGGGCGTGGCTTCAATGGAATTGAAATTGACGGCCAAAATGTGACCGCGGGGGCGGCTGCGTTGGATGCGCATGTCGCGCGAAAAGCGGCGGCTGAGGGCGTTGATCTCACGTTCTTGCGTACTATCCCGGGTGCAATTGGCGGTGCTGTTGCGATGAACGCGGGATGCTATGGGCGCTACATCGCGGATGTATTTCAGTCCGCCCGGATTGTGACGCTGGAGGGCGAGGTGAAAACGCTCTTAAGTGCTGACTTGGCGTTCGCGTATCGCAATTCGGATTTGCCGGACGGCGCGGTTTTGGTTGATGCGGTTTTACGTGGTTCGCAGGGGGATTCGGTTGAACTTGAGGCGCTTATGGCCGCGCAGCTCAAAAAACGCGACGAAACCCAGCCCACCAAGGACCGCACGGCCGGAAGTACTTTCCGAAATCCTGCGGGGTTTAGCTCTACCGGACAGGCCGATGATGTGCATGATTTGAAGGCTTGGAAGGTTGTTGATGACGCCGGAATGCGCGGTGCGCGACGGGGCGGGGCGGTTATGAACGAGATGCACAGCAACTTCTTGACCAATGCGGGGGGCGCGACGGCTGCTGATTTGGAAGAATTGGGCGAAGAAGTACGAAAAAAGGTTTTCAAAAACAGTTCAATAGAGTTAGTATGGGAAATTAAGCGCATCGGCGAACCGACGACCCCGTAA
- a CDS encoding DUF2484 family protein, whose protein sequence is MDLGIPVSGFLALLWLLIANVVGFFPSKKKHWPAAYILMSIGLPITVYLFYESGFWIGVLFLIAAGSIFRWPLIFLLRRLGLLKAPS, encoded by the coding sequence ATGGACTTAGGAATACCGGTCTCAGGATTTCTAGCGCTGCTATGGCTGCTGATTGCCAACGTCGTTGGCTTTTTTCCGAGCAAAAAGAAACATTGGCCCGCAGCCTATATCCTTATGAGCATCGGTCTGCCGATAACAGTTTATCTGTTTTATGAAAGCGGATTCTGGATAGGGGTGCTTTTCCTAATTGCTGCTGGCTCGATTTTTAGATGGCCATTGATCTTTCTCCTCCGTCGCCTTGGTCTTCTGAAAGCTCCGTCTTAG